DNA sequence from the Ischnura elegans chromosome 8, ioIscEleg1.1, whole genome shotgun sequence genome:
CGCGCAATTAGCCAAATCAGTTGAATGTTGCACAGGAAGAATTACTACATTGGTTTACGAGAGATCGATTGCATGATAGTGATTTACTTGATACCAAGGACAAAGGTGTGGCATTTGGGAAGTTGAGAGGGGTTTCGATACTACTGATGTTGACCAGCCGAGGCAACTCTTTTTAGAAGATCGGCTGTGGCAATTTTAATCAAGAAGCACAATAGTTTTCTTTgtggtgaatttaaaaaaaagtaaatttacactTTCGGCATTCCTGTGCAAAGGAGCAATCACAAAATAGtagaatttttgaaattattatagaCAATATATCTATATTATTTAGGGATTTATTTTAACtctataattatataaatataaaacagCAAATATGTTATACAAGCACTCGACGAAAAATGCTTTCTGACGATGCCGGCTTTGCTGTCATCTGTGGCAGCTTACGTGTCTTAAGAGAGTATATTATCGCTGAGGTAGGTTGTATCATTGCATTAATGACATGCATAATGGCAAGGAAATATGCAACCACCCCTAAGCCATCTGAAAAACAATTACAaccgaaaaaatatcaaataaccAAGAAAAATAGGATGACCAACAATTCCTTTATGGATgaaaaagacaatttaccgtagtaaattttaatttttttcaaaaataaaaaaaaatatcattggtaTTGTTTATTTGGTACTCTGAAAAGGGCCATTTATTTAAAGGGCCAGTACACCTAACGAAAGTGGATGAATAGCTCAGCGAAACTGTCGCTCTTTAGAGAAACAAAATACATCAGGCACAAAAATACATTGCTGCAATTTTTATTGCAGTTCTACGCTAAACTACGGTTACGGAGATATAAAATTTTTGCAGAATAGTTCGTAATGTGAATCAAATGCTAAAATTTGGATGAAATGTTACTGTAAAATAGTAGGAATGTAAGCAATATGGTGTCAAAGCACAAATTAAATCTTTTTCTCGGgagatgaattcattttttaaatgagacgAAATTTTCACCACCCATCAGCGTTTGGTCACAATTTTTTCGCGGAACACGACTCAATTCTTTCCAGAATGCCCTGTTGAAAATTACGCTAATTAGCCGAATAAAACTATGCGTGTAGTGGAAACATCTGACTCTTATTGCATTGGAATCGAGGTAGAAAGTGACCTGAAACGCTGCGTGGTACCAGGAAGTAATCGAAAAGTTGGGAGGATGATCACGCCATCGGATGGCAATCGACGACTTGGGTAATCTCGCTTCATCACCACGACTCCTCTCGATTCCTACTCTAAGTGGCATCAATGCGCGCCTCTTATCACACAAAAGATCACTCACACCATCCAGAAGGTCAAGTAAGGTCCGCCGAATCAGCATTCTCGATGAATTGATGAGCTAAAAAAAATTGGACTCCCTCTTTACAAATCATCCAATGCAATAAAAATCTGCCTGACTCTGCCTAAGAGAAGTTGATTTCACTTTCCCTAATTGCGATTTCCCTTAATAAATCTGACGGATTCTGCAAGCTAAAAATAAACACTCCTCTTGAAGTGGCAACAACAAATATGACTAGCATTTCACAGAAATCAATAACTTCAATAAATGGAACATTATCTCGGTTCAGAGACTTGTGACAAAATAAAAGCACAAGCTGACAAATGCAGTAAGTAtgatataaaattgttaaaacaaCCAAATAAACTTTAATCAtcgttttaaaactaattaaatgGCTTTAAAAGTTAGCATTGcttaatattttgattaaattgaaatcattctttttttacaaaaatattgacgtccaacacttaaaaataaaatgtttagatGAATGACACATGAGAACTGTACCGGAGCAAAACCTTGAATACCAAGAAGGAAGATATATCcataattttctaataaatagATAGCTCCCACTATTTACTGAAGTTAGACTTACATTAATGAACTCAGATATGAgcaaaattaatgtaataatgaACATTAATATAAGGAGTTAATATTAGTCtccataaaaaaatcttcaatagTACAATAATCACCCCacataatttcatgttttaatatatcacttgGGTATAAAGTGATGTCCAAAAATATTCTGCACACGATAATTGCCAAAATCACTTCTAATGTCATTGAGAACAGGAGTATGAGATAATCATTATCCACCCACCACATAATCACCCTGCTTATTAGTATAAAGtttacaaataatttatatttcgtCGGGAATAAAATTGGAAGATAGATTTGAGACCAGTAAAATATCTCACATTCTTGCCAAATAATGTTAAAGTTTTGATTATAATACAACTCAAAAAAATTGCTAACATATCAACGAACTCTAAGGgtttacttataatttttttccattcccattTCAGTCTTTCTTCGGCCGGTCTTACAACAATCTGGGTTCCATATCGGAGTGCAAGAATGGAGGTGGCTGCATCATCAACAAGAAGAACCGAACCTCCTGCAAGGCGTGCAGACTTCGCAAGTGTCTCATGGTCGGAATGTCTAAGAGCGGTTCTCGCTACGGCAGGAGGTCCAACTGGTTCAAGATCCACTGCCTCCTCCAGGAACAAGCCAACAACATAGAGAACCAGCAGATTCACAATCACGTCAATGGACACCGAGGGAGCATCACATCGCCCCACGAACACCACTCCCTTCACAGCCACCACCCGCTCAGTTCCGCATTGGCGGCTTTCCCCTACCACCATCATCACCACCAGGTAACGTCCGCATTTCCACGCACTCGCCTTGGATCGAGTTGATATTGATGGCTTTATAcccccgtgggcccgggttcaaatcctagcgAGGGGACAGAATAAGAGTGATAGGATTAGTGCCCAGAAATTGTCCAGAAATTTAGGGAAGGTTTTAAGGCTATCTTCTTTTTAAAAAACGattctaatataaaaaatattttgtccaataaaattagaaaaaatataattctctaAGTCCTATCCTCGTTAGGATAAATTTCTTAGATTGTTCAAGCACGAGGATGCATAGCAAATGAATCTGTAAAAATTTGGTGTAAAAGCTGATTTAGCTCATTAAGTGAAACAAAGCCCTATTCCAGCTATCACAATAGTCTCCTTTACAGAAAGCATGTAAAAAAAGACTTTGCTCAGTATAAATACCTGGGCGAGGGAATCATCAAGTATTAAGATAGTTCAAATTTATCACGCTATTTATCGTTTCTTTGGGGAAAGGctgcgttgaaaacatttttcgctcAGCTTTTCACTCCTACTGAAATCCTACGCAGTACTTCCCATAAGGAACTtacaagataaataaaataatctgcgaaaatcttcaaattaaaattatcacgCTATCATTTATCAAACTCCAAGAATATTCTGAGGAAACGTTTTCATTCTTGAATGGTCACATTTTAAGTTGCCATATTCGTACTGTTCCTAGCCAATTTTATCACAAGTCACAGGGCTGTTATATATGAAGTATggaaataagtattttctttCGTGAATGGTATTACTTAAAATTGCTATACTATTAccgttttcagccaattttttctcatatttaaggACTGTCAGTAATCAAGTCAATTACTTTGAGTGCACTGTATTTATTAGCTGGCTATAAAAATATTAGTGTGCGCTGAAAAAGCTACAACAAACTCAAAACTATATTGGTGGAATGTACCACTTTATCTGTTTTCAATTAAGGGATAAATAACCTAATTAATGCGTATTTCCATGCTCTTCCTTCCAGTCTAAGCAGCTCCAGTCACCAGTCGCGGCGTTTCAGCACCACCGACCCCACGAGCACGAATCGCCACCGGGAGACCCACGCCAGCGCACCAACGGGGACACCATCGCGGCTCACCACCAACTGCTGCACCCTCACCTGCACCCCCACCTGCTGCACCTGCACCGCCAACGCGCGGAGGAACACCAGCagctcatgatgatgatgatggaggaGTGCCACAAGAGTGCGGGAGTGGAATCGGTCTTCGGAGGTGCCGCGCCCCGCTCCCCTTCCGCACCCTTGGTGACGCCGCTCACCCGCGACGGGTCGCCGGCGGCAGAAAAAGACGCACCCCGGCTCGGCGGCCACCGCGGAGCCGCGGATCGGACCGAAGCGCTTGGACCCCCGGAGGCACCGCAATCGGCCCCCGCCACCCCCAACGGCAGCGCCGACCTCTTCCTCCGCCTGCCCTTCCTGCAAGCGGGGGCCTTCCTGCCCACTTCGCACTTCAGCGCGGCCGCAGCCGCCGTGGCTGCAgccgcggccgccgccgccgccggagGGTCCTCGGCCCCCCGCATGAAGTCCCTTTTCCCCCACGACCCGCACCTGCCGCCCGCTCACAGGCAAAACCACAACCGCTCAAGCGGACCGGCATCGGAAAGCCACGACCTGGACGTGTACCACAAGCGGTTCTACCTGGACAGCGTGCTGAGGTCGCAAAGGTCGCCCAGCGGGGGGAGCGGAGTGGACGAGGCCAGCACCAACTCCTCCTGCCTCTCGTCGCCGGAAGGAAGTCGGGCCCCGGGCGGCAATCGGAGCGGGAGCGTGAACGGGAGCAGTAGCAGGAGCTCGTCACCCGAGGATCAGGAGGACCCCATGGACCTTTCGGTGAAGAGCGGGAGGCGGGAGTTTGCGGAGAAGGTGGAGAGGGGTGTTCAGGAAGAGACTGATGTTGGGGAGGGTGCAGAATGTAGGGGTGGCAGGGGTGAGGGAGGACGGGAAGAGAGTGCGGATGAGGGGGAGTGGGATGAAGGGAGAAGGGAGGACGATGAAgaagacgaggaggaggaagagagaggggagAATGGCGGAGAGGGCGAGGGCAATCCTCTGGACCTCAGCACCAAAGACCCTTAGAAAATGTGACGATGTGCAGTGAAAATTCGAGACACTACTGCGCACCGAGTGTCAATTGGTATCGCGAAAACAATTACAGCCGTGTGACACGACAAAAACCAATGGTACAAAAGGAGATAATGATGGTTCAAATGCTTTGTTCATTGATGCAATGGTTCAAGTTTCAATCACAACAGAATTCACTTTTGTCCAATAAGTTAAAGAATTGTCTTACCCTATGTTAGAAAAATCATGAACTGACTCAAtttaatatcatatatttttGGGTAGATTAAGTGTTCAATTTATGCATTCGATTACATTACCTGGAccctattattcaaaatttctctgCATATATTTCATCCAAGAATAGTAAAAGTgatcaaattatttattccagAATAAATGCCTTATGTTGGAGCGATTTCTTGCTATACAGTAACAGTTTCTCTGTGGTATTCTACCGATATAATCTGGAAAATATCAAACAGGAGTCAAGAAAAAATCAAAGATGACAAAAGATACTTAAAGGTAGAATTAAATccgaaatttagaaaaaataacctttttatgAACGGCGTTGATGACTGAGCTAATTAAATTCTTGTATTATCATTTCATTATAACCTGAGCAATATACACTGAAATTCTGTCTCTTTTTTCGTATAACCCACCATCTTATTGACCCTGTTTAAAAATTCTCGGTAATATCCTtctcaaaatacaattttatgcGGACAAATCTACCCTCTATTCATCCATAATCCAAAATTTATCAattcgataaaaaaatgaggaatttaaaagaaacaaatcaAATATCATAGCTCAAAAATGCAACCTACTATCCGACTTGATCACCACTAGAGAGAGAATACAACTTAGTGCTGTGTGACACTCAATAGGTCCCATTTGAGCATCAAACGTTGAAATCACCAATGGCAGGCATTGAAGTCATCGGTACTatgattttcatcatttgttCCAAGTGTGTGTGTTTGATTTCAAGTGAAGCGATGCGATGGTAGAATAAAAAACTTTGCTTATGCAAAGCTTAACCAAGCAAAACTTCTTCAAAGATAGAGAGAATAGACTCATGTGAAGAAGGGGAAAGTGTCGTTTATCTGGTTCCTGTCATCAGTCGCTGAAGAGGATTAGAAAGCTTGCATCTCCAGCTTTTTAAACTCATATCCAGACTTTCCAATGATCACATCCCCACCTAATTGTTTTCCTATTTATTGTAGTTTGTTTTCATgagaatataattgattgttttcgCATTATCATTGACGATCCTTATGAATTTAACACATGATGATtgaaatattatgtgcatatgatgatttatcaattaaattcagaaaattttaaaccaTGGTTTGATATTCGCACGCTCAATCTGCATCCTGCAAAAAGGAGCAAACGATATCCCAATCGCCAATCAACTGAACTAAAACTGCTATTGGAAATGCCATCAAGTTAAATCTATTTGGAACATCAAGACGGCAATTTGGCTGAATCTTTGTGCTGCAATTAAAAAAGCCGCGCGTCAATGCAATCAAGTACTAGGCATACTTCCTAAATGTGAATttcgaattaaaataatatcgCATGCATTCCAGagtaattacatgaaaaaatgtcCGTATCTTATTTTGAGGCACTCCACCGTAAAGGTTTCCATCCCCCGCATTACAATCACGCAAGGATACCAAACCAAAGCACGACTTTTTATATGGCATATCAAGTGTGATGAGTGGTAATTGATGTAGTTGGTTAGCAAAAACTGGAACGTGTAATTGCTTAAAACTGATATAAAACACTTATGTCCCCTTCCCTTGTTCAGATACACCGACAATTGTACGATTGTTTGATTGCCTTTGCCGGGCGAGAGGTGATACTTTAAAACCCGGTTAGCAATTCAATAATAAGCGGACCGTTAAGTTACGTTATTTTTTGCCGTCAAACAAGGCATAATGAAAGGTCCAGACATGCACTTAAACGAATTGAACCAATTTGTTGAGCAAAAACTTCCCTTAAGTAGAACGATATACTGTATTAGTTTCAACCACCACATACATCATTGGAAGACTCATGAGAGCTTAATGTGAAGTTTAGCAACATAAGAATTCTATTAAGTGTCTGGCTTCACTGAGCAAGAAGCACCAGGAGTATAGACCCACCGTATTTCAATAGCTAATGGGGCTAAATAAGGGAAATGTCTCATAAAAAGAGACTTGGAGTTTACTTCCAATAACCATTCAAATGAATTCCAAATCAGATTACTGTGAAAAtggatgtaaaattatttttataataaatattttctttatatttcttttagtgctatcaTTAATTTCCAATACCTTTTCACCCTTATTTGATtaatatatagaataaaatatttaaattgcaaatgttgtaatattattattcctgAAGACTTATTTAAGCAATGAAAGCACGGGCAAATCCTTatttctctctcgctctctctttcattcatttaaacTGCTTTGTTCACCGTCAGAAAATAGTAACACGGCAATTAAGCTAACAAATAAGAAgctaaaaataatagaatatttcTATTTTGGCACAATATCGCTGATGAAAGATCCAAAAAATATCATACACAGCAGCACTACTGAGGAATAGGTAAccttaacaaaaaaatcaacggTACGTCTGAAACACAAAAACtggaaattaaattacttaacTATTCTCTTAACCAATGAGGCATATAATATAAAATGCAGAAGGGAGGATAGTCAGAGAAGGTTTTAGGAGATAATGAAGTTTTGCCAAAATAGTTctgaagaaaagaaataactCATCATCATAGGGTATATCTTATTAATAAATGAGGTGTTGCGAGAGCCACTGAAGGCACAACAACAATGCAACATATTACACCGTATCTAACATTCATTTTGGGGAGGGGGATTTGGAATCCCCAGCTTCCCTCGAAATCGAATAACAATGagaatccaaaattattttcaacatcccctcccctcgcagtattcgctccatccataccttctgtctcctccgtatctcatctagaagctatgGCGAATTATTCCTcacaatattaaatgaaatgctGATGTGATGCGTGTCAATATTATTTGTGTAGAAGTATGTAAGCAATACTCTGATTAAATTAACTATGCTCGAAAAGAGCACTTTTTACCCCATTCATTGCAGTCCTCGGTAATTGATagccataaaaaaatagaaatacctaACCCCCGCGTAGAGCTAACCGAATTTCTCCTACCAATGCAGCCACTAAGAGATAATTCCTCGGTCGTGTTAAATATATAACAAAAGAAACACTTTTATTTAGCACTTTTAGCTTCACAATAATCTTCTAAAATAATAGCTATGAAGGAATCTTAAAACACTCTTTAATATCTAAAGACTACAGAGCgtgtgtcaattttttttactgataaagCTTTTTAAAGATTGTGTTTTCTGATTGTCCGGTTTGGAGAAGGTGAGGCTTCGCAGATGCTGATATACTCACGCACCTAAAACGGAGCGAGAAGTTGCTATTCTAAATTCTAGAAAATTAACTGAAACCTATCATTCTTTCACTGAGAACCAATTTTGCTCTAGTACTATAGCGCTATATACTCGGACATTACTTCAAATAAGGCGGTGGCACGAAAATTTTCCGGTGGTTCTTTCGAAAAGGTTGTGCAACATATTACACCATATCTAACATTCATTTTGGGGTGGGGGATTTAGAATCCCCTGCTTCCCTTGACATCGAATAATAATGagaatccaaaattattttcaacatccctttcaGTATTCGTTCGATCCAtgccctctgtctcctccgtatctcatctataagctacctctcctcacccaccatgtccagcacctcgtcgttcctccttctctcaaTCCACTcgaccttctccattcttctccagacccgcATCTGGAacgcctcctgtcttctctcgtctttCCTCCCAAGTGCCcgtgtttccgcaccgtaaagcgctacactccatatctcactcttcacaaatattttcttaaaactttcAGTAGATGAAATATGATACCCGAGGAAAAACAAGCTTTCACTTTCAGACATTCGCTTTTAAgcgtaaaataagaaaatgcgaaAATTTCCGCCCGCTTTTCGCAAGTTACTGACGTCATTTCAGGTCTGATTCATATGGTCGTTTATGCTATGCCTGCTATCGAGGGAATGAATCGCTCAAAAGAGAGGATGGCATAACAGCGAACCGCGTAAAGTCCATGGTGGTTATTTAATATTACGATATTGGGGAACTATTCCACATAGTATTAAAATGTAATGCTAATGTGCTGTGTCAATATTATTTGTGTAAAATTATTTAGGCAATGTGCTAATTCTATTAAATTTGCTCAAAAAGAGCACTTTTTTACCCCATTTATTGCAGCCCTCGGTAATTGATAGCGATAGAAAATAGAAACACATAATCCCCGCATAGAGATAACAAGATATCTTTCGTCCATGAACGCCACGCATGCACAACTACGTGATGAATGCCCACTGGCGTTGTGAGTTGACACAGCTATCAGCGCTCTCGGGCTGGCGAGCGAGAATCAGAAGACGTCCGCGCCATCATGCGAGAGAATTGGAAAGTACGTAGACGCGCTGCCGCAATGTATAGATAATTTGAATTGATCACCGTTGACGTGCATCGACCCATACTCAGGATTCTCACGCGAGTGGGTTTTATGCAGTAATTCTTATTTCTACTGATTATAAATccatacaataatattttatttttccacaattttgacGCATATTGAGTCCTCCGGATTTGAAGGTctcagattttatttttccacaattttgacGCATATTGAGTCCTCCGGATTTGAAGGTCTCAGGTTAAAATCAGATGGGAGTCCAATCACGCCCCCAAAAATTTCATTCTCACGGtataattttctaataataataGGCACTCCTGTGCTCTATCAAAGGTAAAACAGGGATAGGAAATGGCTTAGTTCATGGTGACCAATCATTCAGCGAACTCTATCCAACCCAACTTCGGGTTTAAAAACCGATTGACAGAGAAAGTAGCACAGTATTTGCAGAAGTATTTACAACATTTTCCACCGTTATAGTGATAAtgtatgatgaaaaaattaattctatttgAATTCAAgagtaattctttaaaaaatacatgataaTCGTGGggtgaaatttcttttaaaatcctAGCAGCAGTTCAGCGTTTCCAAGGTTTACTTCACATACACCCTTCTACACATATACTATTGCttaagatagtaaaaaatatatatttgattgcGGTGTCTTAACGATTCACATGCTCAACTGCAGTATTTATCAATCTCGGAATCGATCGATCAGGAAAATTACTGAGGATGGATTAATTTCAGTCACACTAGATATTACTCAATTAAGAAAATGAGACGatcgtttaaaatataaattgggtCATAAGACATTAAAAGCGAAGTATgagctgaaaaataattatgacaatTGTGATAAAAATGATGATCAAATACTTTTCAAACATATTGATTAACAGCAACAAGTCGACAGAGTAAGATCTCATaaatcaatgcaggaaaacgcAATATAACAATGACGATGAAAatcagataaaaattaaattgaaagtaggcaaatttttactgatttaaatttaagaattaaaggGAGATCAACGgaataaaggagtaaaaaaggCGACAATATGAAAGGCATTTACCTTCTTCTGAAGGACTCCGAAACTACCAATGCTCAAGGCTCAATGCAATAATTGCCCGTAATAACGATTCCCATCTTTAAGGGAGAGCAATAATTTTCCCGTTATGATTCCTCCGAGAGGCTAACATTTAAAACCCTGGCCCGTGGTAGAGGAGcaataatatataaacaataaaacatattaggtgcgcaactaagttttcgctgtttgttaacagatggctctagcagtgatTACTGGTCGATTTTAACGTATCGGAAACGTCACGAATCAAGCTtggacatttggtaaacaaaccgctcgATAACAATAGCGAGTTTTTTTTAgcgtcatatccttattgttgcgtgaatATGTCCGCGTTTGTGccaggtaaccgtcatttgcgggaagtgtttaatttcttctttcattcgaagaaaacagaGGCTGAAGTGCATCGAGAGCTCCAATAAGTTTACGGAGATGCTGTTCTAAGTGAAACAACGTGACGTAATTACTTCCGTCACTTCAAAGATGGTTATTCCAATGCTGACGTGAACGAAGACCAAACACgttcgaagacgctgaattggaggcaaTGTTCGATGAAAATCAGTACCAAACTCAAGAGGAGCTTGCTTATGCGTGCTTATacccaccaatccatttccaagcgattggatgcgttgggatttatgcaaaagcaagaaccttggattccttatgattctGAGTGAgtctacagcatgacaacgctcgaccccgcgttgcaaaacccgttaaaacctacctgtaaacgctcaaatgggaagtcctgacctccccgctgtattccccagatattacgccgtccgattattacttgttctgTTATATGAAACATGGTCTGGCTGATCTGCAATTGCGATCATACGAAGGCACCAAAAAGTGGCATGATTCGAGGGTAGcctcaaaaaataaacactattaTCGTTACGGCATTGGCCTCTGCCACATTGATGGGGATAAGTTGTAGCAagcgatggacaatactttgaatgattcatttatagcCATTTTATcactacaaatttatttttactataagaATTACCGTCTATATACAAGCATCATGTGCAAAAACCGCATATATTAGGATGaatttacctatttttatttaatttcaaaagttgAAAAGAATCTGTTTAAGGGTGACTTTTCACTCGGTAACGATAACTTACATAATTACAGAATAAAGATATTTCAGAACGGTTTTCTTTAGTCATAATTTATTTCGATAATTATTAAGTATACTTTGATAAAAATCAGTGACTTATTAAGTATTTgagtacattaaaaaattaaaaataatgaaaaatgcgTATTTCTCTGtgcataatatattaataaaagaacaaaaaatttcataaataagaaCATGGCAATACCTAATTACacgctaaaaatattggaaaccggagttaattatctatttttaaaaattaaaaaaccttATAAATTGTAAATTTACTACTATTTCGTCAAAATTACACTAAAAAATAGTGTTGAATCATGGTTTTATTCTCTCCCAATGGGTAAATTTCGTGtctaaatacaataattattgctCGATTTATAAAATTACA
Encoded proteins:
- the LOC124164467 gene encoding zygotic gap protein knirps-like — its product is MNQQCKVCGEPAAGFHFGAFTCEGCKSFFGRSYNNLGSISECKNGGGCIINKKNRTSCKACRLRKCLMVGMSKSGSRYGRRSNWFKIHCLLQEQANNIENQQIHNHVNGHRGSITSPHEHHSLHSHHPLSSALAAFPYHHHHHQSKQLQSPVAAFQHHRPHEHESPPGDPRQRTNGDTIAAHHQLLHPHLHPHLLHLHRQRAEEHQQLMMMMMEECHKSAGVESVFGGAAPRSPSAPLVTPLTRDGSPAAEKDAPRLGGHRGAADRTEALGPPEAPQSAPATPNGSADLFLRLPFLQAGAFLPTSHFSAAAAAVAAAAAAAAAGGSSAPRMKSLFPHDPHLPPAHRQNHNRSSGPASESHDLDVYHKRFYLDSVLRSQRSPSGGSGVDEASTNSSCLSSPEGSRAPGGNRSGSVNGSSSRSSSPEDQEDPMDLSVKSGRREFAEKVERGVQEETDVGEGAECRGGRGEGGREESADEGEWDEGRREDDEEDEEEEERGENGGEGEGNPLDLSTKDP